Proteins from one Acidobacteriota bacterium genomic window:
- a CDS encoding aspartate/glutamate racemase family protein has translation MHLVITDSGLGGLGICAAIESALRLSGNAAGVRLTYFNAWPEQGRGYNSLPDQVSRLAYFDSALAQMNQLRPDRIVIACNTLSVLFDRTMFARTSATPVVGIIDCGVALFHDALSAEPGSSIALFGTRITIESGVHRDRLVQLGTAPERIVPVPCHGLAVAIEQDAGGAEVERLIDQSASLAAASLPQSGALFAGLCCTHYGYVADRFRTSLERACGRAVRTLDPNIALVRLVVPASVAASPGASSGAIRVDVISKVALDERTQDGIGRLVAPVSPATARALQSYAHVPGLF, from the coding sequence GTGCACCTTGTCATCACTGATTCGGGACTCGGCGGTCTCGGCATTTGTGCCGCCATCGAGAGCGCGCTTCGGCTGTCCGGCAACGCGGCTGGCGTCCGGTTGACGTACTTCAACGCGTGGCCCGAACAGGGACGCGGATACAACTCCCTGCCCGACCAGGTCTCCCGGCTTGCGTACTTCGATTCTGCGCTCGCTCAAATGAACCAGCTGCGGCCCGACCGGATTGTCATCGCCTGCAACACGCTCTCGGTGCTCTTCGACCGCACCATGTTTGCACGCACCTCGGCAACCCCGGTCGTCGGCATCATCGACTGCGGCGTGGCTCTGTTCCACGACGCGTTGAGCGCCGAACCGGGAAGTTCCATCGCGCTGTTCGGCACGCGCATTACGATCGAGTCCGGCGTGCATCGCGATCGGCTCGTGCAACTGGGGACGGCGCCGGAGCGGATCGTTCCGGTGCCCTGCCATGGCCTGGCGGTGGCGATCGAGCAGGACGCTGGCGGCGCGGAGGTCGAGCGCTTGATCGACCAGAGCGCGTCCCTGGCGGCGGCATCCCTGCCGCAGAGTGGAGCGCTGTTCGCCGGGCTGTGTTGTACTCACTATGGCTACGTGGCGGATCGGTTTCGCACGTCACTCGAGCGCGCCTGCGGGCGCGCCGTCCGGACTCTTGATCCGAACATCGCCCTCGTACGACTGGTCGTTCCAGCATCTGTCGCGGCATCGCCTGGCGCGTCGAGCGGCGCGATCCGGGTTGACGTGATATCAAAGGTGGCGCTCGACGAGCGCACGCAAGACGGAATCGGACGGCTCGTCGCGCCAGTCTCTCCGGCAACCGCGCGCGCCTTGCAGTCGTATGCGCATGTGCCAGGTCTGTTCTGA
- a CDS encoding MFS transporter, translating into MILTSPAATAAPTPDRFPVRIWLIALAGWMFDFYDLVLFSFLLVPIGRDLGLTNAEEAVLLGVALGASGIGGIFFGYLADLYGRRKVMTWTILIYSIGTALTAFSTGYWTVLVFRLITGLGVGGEWAVGHALLAESSPQRMRGRASALLQAGEPIGVGLAAVAGFLLAPAIGWRAVLLVSSATVMIAFIARRHLPESVLWNAQRDTHLSPVAAMRAIWQRNLVSVCARGWILGTFKLGTYWTCYTWLPKFLQQEFHQPIGRSTLWMLTAQLGQLLGMLAFGTLADRYGRRMLFTGYSLLTAAAIYPLAFHWQWLLTEPLLFWSALFCLGLGSGCTAGFGALLAELFPTDVRNFAMGATYNMARGVQFFAPILVNQVVVIYGLTGGLSVPMLLALATATWVWTLPETRHRDLSAIPTK; encoded by the coding sequence ATGATTCTCACCAGCCCGGCCGCGACCGCCGCGCCCACCCCGGATCGATTCCCTGTCCGAATCTGGCTCATCGCGCTCGCCGGATGGATGTTCGATTTCTACGACCTCGTCCTGTTTTCCTTCCTGCTTGTTCCGATCGGCCGCGATCTCGGGCTCACCAATGCGGAAGAGGCCGTGTTGCTCGGCGTGGCGCTCGGCGCCTCCGGCATCGGCGGCATCTTCTTCGGCTATCTCGCGGATCTGTACGGCCGCCGCAAGGTGATGACCTGGACGATTCTCATCTACTCGATCGGCACGGCGCTCACCGCCTTTTCGACCGGGTACTGGACGGTCCTGGTCTTCCGTTTGATCACGGGTCTTGGCGTCGGCGGCGAATGGGCGGTCGGGCACGCGCTGCTGGCCGAATCGTCCCCGCAGAGGATGCGCGGCCGCGCGTCTGCCCTGCTCCAGGCCGGCGAACCCATCGGCGTCGGGCTTGCGGCTGTCGCGGGATTCCTGCTTGCACCTGCGATCGGGTGGCGAGCCGTCCTGCTGGTCTCGTCGGCAACGGTCATGATCGCGTTCATCGCGCGGCGTCACTTGCCGGAATCCGTCCTGTGGAATGCCCAGCGAGACACGCACCTGTCGCCGGTCGCCGCCATGCGCGCCATCTGGCAGCGGAACCTCGTGTCGGTCTGCGCGCGGGGCTGGATTCTCGGCACCTTCAAACTGGGCACATACTGGACCTGCTACACGTGGCTCCCCAAGTTCCTCCAGCAGGAATTCCACCAGCCCATCGGCCGATCCACCCTGTGGATGCTGACGGCGCAGCTCGGTCAACTTCTCGGCATGCTCGCCTTCGGCACGCTCGCCGACCGCTACGGGAGACGAATGCTCTTTACCGGCTACTCCCTCCTCACGGCCGCAGCCATCTACCCGCTGGCCTTCCACTGGCAGTGGCTGCTCACTGAGCCGCTGCTCTTCTGGAGCGCGCTCTTCTGCCTGGGCCTCGGATCGGGATGCACGGCAGGCTTCGGCGCCTTGCTGGCCGAACTGTTCCCGACCGACGTCCGCAACTTCGCCATGGGCGCCACCTACAACATGGCGCGGGGCGTTCAGTTCTTCGCGCCGATTCTCGTCAACCAGGTGGTCGTGATCTACGGACTGACCGGCGGATTGAGCGTCCCGATGCTGCTCGCGCTCGCGACGGCTACGTGGGTCTGGACGCTGCCAGAGACGCGGCACCGCGACTTGTCGGCCATCCCCACGAAGTAG
- a CDS encoding trypsin-like peptidase domain-containing protein, protein MNIAARLRVSTVSGVRIAACFAVMGLAGADPAIASGGQAAAVEPCREPLSAVYQRVSPSVVAISSSTINPYDIDHRIEHVSGSGVIIDASGLILTNSHVVYGRQLLTVTLDGGVTLPAQLVGADPQFDIALIRIPKPNSGTLPVTDLADSERLLVGDDVYAIGNPLGLEQTLTRGIVSAVNRMLPGSTWSLTEPLIQTDAAINPGSSGGPLVDRCGALVGITTANLPDAQSIGFAVPANLIKSVIPSLLTNGRVIRPWFGVQGQFVVPVLKELLRVPLVDGFLVEVVEPGSPADLQGLHGGEFELVITGQPLLLGGDIITVANGIQLDEPRKLSQLLGTLKVGSALSLTVVRDGKPRQVELTLAERPLLPGDISAKRTSGPAGPSLVRSRQKF, encoded by the coding sequence ATGAACATCGCTGCCCGCCTGCGCGTGAGTACCGTCTCGGGTGTCCGAATCGCCGCCTGTTTCGCCGTGATGGGGCTCGCCGGGGCTGATCCGGCCATCGCCTCCGGCGGCCAGGCCGCTGCCGTGGAGCCGTGCCGTGAGCCTCTTTCGGCGGTCTATCAGCGCGTGTCGCCCAGCGTCGTCGCGATCTCGTCGTCCACCATCAACCCGTACGACATCGACCATCGTATCGAGCACGTGAGCGGATCGGGCGTCATCATCGACGCCTCGGGCCTGATCCTCACCAACTCGCACGTGGTGTACGGACGGCAGTTGCTCACCGTCACCCTGGATGGCGGCGTCACCCTGCCTGCGCAGTTGGTCGGCGCGGATCCTCAGTTTGACATCGCCCTGATCCGCATTCCCAAGCCCAACTCCGGCACGCTTCCCGTCACGGATCTGGCAGATTCAGAGCGCCTGCTGGTCGGCGACGATGTGTACGCGATTGGCAACCCGCTGGGTCTCGAACAGACGCTGACGCGCGGAATCGTGTCGGCCGTGAATCGCATGTTGCCCGGATCGACCTGGTCGCTGACCGAACCGCTCATCCAGACCGATGCCGCCATCAACCCCGGAAGTTCCGGTGGCCCACTCGTCGACCGTTGCGGCGCCCTGGTCGGAATCACGACGGCGAATCTGCCGGACGCTCAGAGCATCGGCTTCGCCGTGCCGGCCAATCTCATCAAGTCCGTCATTCCAAGTCTCCTGACCAACGGGCGAGTGATCAGGCCGTGGTTCGGCGTCCAGGGGCAATTCGTCGTGCCGGTGCTCAAGGAACTGCTTCGCGTGCCATTGGTGGACGGGTTTCTCGTCGAAGTGGTCGAGCCTGGCAGCCCGGCCGATCTGCAGGGACTGCATGGCGGCGAGTTCGAGTTGGTGATTACGGGACAGCCGCTCCTGCTGGGCGGTGACATCATTACCGTGGCGAATGGCATCCAACTCGACGAACCGCGGAAGCTCAGTCAGCTGCTGGGAACCCTCAAGGTGGGTTCGGCGCTCAGCCTGACCGTCGTCCGCGATGGAAAGCCACGCCAGGTGGAATTGACGCTGGCCGAACGCCCACTGCTGCCTGGCGATATTTCCGCCAAGCGGACATCGGGGCCGGCCGGCCCATCACTGGTCCGATCGAGGCAGAAGTTCTAG
- a CDS encoding aminotransferase class V-fold PLP-dependent enzyme — protein sequence MAIEDQASLELTAEQMQQMGEETLAHVVAHVASLHSQPSRGNVDAADLCLSLREPAPEHGSDLGSLLGPLFNDWIPRSFTTPGPGYLAFIPGGGLYPAALADFISAATNRYTGVWLAAPVLVQLESNVLDWFRAWMGFPETARGLLTTGGSMAGFNAILCARERDLGDDIRRGVLYTSTHAHHSIEKAARLAGIRPDRIRLIPVDAAFRMRIDALEHAIRDDRARGLRPFLVASSAGTTNTGAVDPLDAIADLCAIEHVWHHVDGAYGAFFHMCEPLRPLLCGLSRADSLTLDPHKGLFMPYGIGALLVRDGAWLRSAHAVSAGYLPGTPDPDLFYDPSQYGPELSRGFPGLRVWLCLKLYGAERFRAALAEKRALAVQAAERISRLPGVVMVAPPQLSLFAFHLSWPGASLEQENAATRALLERVTVRGRVMITGCSVDGRYLARVCVLSFRSRQAQIDACVEDIAAEAAVLCG from the coding sequence ATGGCGATAGAAGACCAGGCCAGCCTCGAGCTGACCGCAGAGCAGATGCAGCAGATGGGCGAGGAGACGCTTGCGCACGTCGTGGCGCACGTGGCCAGCCTCCATTCACAACCGTCACGTGGCAACGTGGACGCGGCCGACCTGTGTCTGTCGCTGCGCGAACCGGCGCCCGAACACGGATCCGACTTGGGGTCTCTGCTCGGCCCGCTCTTCAACGACTGGATTCCACGGTCCTTCACCACGCCGGGCCCGGGCTATCTGGCGTTCATCCCGGGAGGCGGGCTGTATCCGGCCGCGCTCGCCGACTTCATCAGTGCCGCGACCAATCGCTACACCGGCGTCTGGCTTGCCGCGCCTGTGCTGGTCCAGCTCGAATCCAACGTGCTCGACTGGTTTCGTGCGTGGATGGGATTTCCGGAGACCGCGCGAGGACTGCTGACGACGGGCGGATCGATGGCGGGGTTCAACGCGATTCTCTGCGCGCGGGAACGGGATCTTGGTGACGATATCCGGCGCGGTGTGCTTTACACGTCCACCCACGCGCATCACTCGATTGAGAAGGCGGCGCGGCTGGCTGGCATCAGGCCGGATCGGATTCGGCTGATCCCGGTGGATGCCGCGTTCCGCATGCGAATTGACGCGCTCGAGCACGCGATCCGGGACGACCGCGCGCGCGGCCTGCGTCCCTTTCTGGTGGCGTCCTCGGCCGGCACGACGAATACGGGGGCCGTGGACCCGCTCGACGCAATTGCCGATCTCTGCGCCATCGAACACGTGTGGCACCACGTCGACGGGGCGTACGGCGCGTTCTTCCACATGTGCGAGCCGCTTCGACCGCTGCTCTGCGGCTTGTCCCGGGCCGATTCGCTGACGCTCGATCCGCACAAGGGCCTGTTCATGCCTTACGGCATCGGCGCCCTCCTCGTGCGCGACGGCGCCTGGCTCCGCAGCGCACACGCCGTATCGGCCGGCTATCTGCCCGGCACGCCCGACCCGGATCTGTTCTACGACCCAAGCCAGTACGGGCCTGAGTTGTCGCGGGGATTCCCGGGACTAAGGGTGTGGCTCTGCCTGAAACTGTATGGCGCCGAGCGGTTCCGCGCGGCCCTTGCCGAGAAGCGGGCGCTCGCAGTCCAGGCGGCCGAGCGCATCTCGCGCCTGCCCGGCGTGGTGATGGTAGCGCCTCCGCAGTTGTCGCTCTTCGCGTTCCATCTCTCGTGGCCGGGCGCCTCACTCGAGCAGGAGAACGCCGCGACCAGGGCGCTGCTGGAACGCGTCACGGTCCGGGGCCGCGTGATGATCACCGGATGTTCTGTCGACGGCCGGTATCTCGCGCGCGTCTGCGTCCTCAGTTTCCGCTCGCGCCAGGCGCAGATTGACGCGTGCGTCGAGGACATCGCCGCCGAAGCCGCCGTGCTGTGTGGCTAG
- a CDS encoding MBL fold metallo-hydrolase has product MSLNRRQFLTSSSLALAASTLNVRRLFAQATQAAPQTAFTALRGTVGFFTGQGGTIGYHISKDGVVVIDAQMPATAKICLDGIKERSGGRIIDYLVNTHHHGDHTGGNPVFRPAVKKILAHVNEPRLQREAAARAAAARPDAPAPEIVVADTTYTTTWRETVGADTMALKYYGPAHTSGDSVVTFEKANVVHMGDLVFNRSHPYIDKPAGASIASWTKILDVVAADHAADTIYIFGHANPKFQVTGSKADLAYMRDYLGALLEFVRGEIKAGRTRDAILGISDPLKGFPDHGPLIPRVLTAAYEELAQ; this is encoded by the coding sequence ATGTCCCTGAATCGTCGTCAGTTCCTGACGTCCTCGTCGCTGGCGCTCGCCGCCTCGACGCTCAATGTCCGCCGGTTGTTTGCGCAAGCCACGCAAGCGGCGCCACAGACGGCGTTCACCGCCCTCCGCGGCACGGTGGGCTTCTTCACCGGCCAGGGCGGCACGATTGGTTACCACATCTCCAAGGACGGCGTGGTGGTCATCGATGCCCAGATGCCGGCCACCGCGAAGATCTGCCTTGATGGCATCAAAGAGCGCAGCGGCGGCAGGATCATCGATTACCTGGTCAACACCCATCACCACGGCGACCACACCGGCGGCAACCCCGTCTTCAGGCCGGCGGTGAAGAAGATCCTCGCGCACGTCAACGAGCCGAGACTGCAGCGCGAGGCCGCGGCGCGTGCCGCTGCGGCCAGGCCGGATGCGCCGGCGCCGGAGATCGTCGTGGCCGATACGACCTACACGACGACGTGGCGCGAGACCGTCGGCGCCGACACGATGGCGCTCAAGTACTACGGACCGGCGCACACCAGCGGCGATTCCGTCGTGACCTTCGAGAAGGCGAACGTCGTCCACATGGGCGATCTGGTCTTCAATCGGAGCCACCCGTACATCGACAAGCCCGCCGGCGCGTCGATCGCCAGCTGGACGAAGATCCTTGATGTCGTTGCCGCCGATCACGCCGCCGACACTATCTACATCTTCGGCCACGCGAATCCGAAGTTCCAGGTAACCGGCAGCAAGGCGGACCTCGCCTACATGCGGGACTACCTGGGCGCCCTGCTCGAGTTCGTCCGAGGTGAGATCAAGGCCGGCAGGACGCGGGACGCGATCCTTGGGATTTCAGATCCGCTGAAGGGCTTCCCGGATCACGGCCCGCTGATCCCGCGCGTGCTGACCGCCGCATACGAGGAACTGGCTCAGTAA
- a CDS encoding sigma-70 family RNA polymerase sigma factor, translating to MTMTTRSTPPDVSIDTGTVRRLHQIAQADRWAITEQEFAACLSRSACQRFRGYSPSAREVEQYLESLKLEDLALACGCVRGNAVAWEHFVAEFRPVLLRAARQVAPPDTARELSDSLYADLFGIQERDGSRRSLFEYFYGRSSLAGWLRAVLAQRMVDHHRATRRFEPLPERDGFAQPAADVLPPDVDRARYQPVVRAALLAALAALDARARLRLSLYYAQELTMAAAGRLLRESEATVSRKLERTRRDLRAAVERRLREVDRLSDAQVAACFDCARTDQAFDLGQALPPA from the coding sequence ATGACGATGACGACCAGATCCACCCCGCCCGACGTTTCCATCGATACCGGAACGGTCCGGCGTCTGCACCAGATCGCGCAGGCGGACCGATGGGCGATCACCGAGCAGGAGTTTGCCGCATGTCTCTCCCGAAGCGCGTGTCAGCGCTTTCGAGGCTACTCTCCGTCGGCGCGTGAGGTCGAACAGTACCTCGAGTCGCTGAAACTCGAGGATCTGGCACTCGCCTGCGGCTGCGTCCGCGGCAACGCGGTCGCCTGGGAGCACTTCGTCGCCGAGTTTCGCCCTGTTCTCCTTCGTGCCGCCCGTCAGGTGGCTCCGCCGGACACGGCCCGCGAGCTGTCCGATTCCCTCTACGCCGACCTGTTTGGGATCCAGGAGCGCGACGGATCCCGCCGGTCGTTGTTCGAGTACTTTTATGGCCGAAGCTCGCTGGCCGGATGGCTGCGGGCGGTCCTCGCGCAGCGAATGGTCGATCATCATCGGGCCACGCGGCGTTTCGAACCGCTGCCCGAACGGGACGGGTTTGCGCAGCCGGCAGCCGATGTCCTTCCGCCAGACGTCGATCGGGCCCGCTACCAGCCAGTCGTCCGGGCGGCGCTGCTTGCGGCGCTGGCGGCCTTGGATGCGCGTGCCCGGCTGAGACTCTCGCTCTACTACGCGCAGGAACTGACGATGGCCGCGGCTGGACGCCTGCTCCGTGAATCGGAAGCGACCGTGTCGCGCAAACTGGAACGGACGCGCCGTGACCTGCGGGCGGCCGTCGAACGGCGGCTCCGTGAAGTCGACCGGCTCTCAGACGCGCAGGTAGCCGCTTGCTTCGACTGCGCACGGACGGATCAGGCGTTCGATCTGGGGCAGGCGCTTCCGCCGGCATGA
- a CDS encoding zf-HC2 domain-containing protein, with protein sequence MSTERQRDAETDRLLRATLQPGVDAEACPGADMLAAYAEGSLSASERDNLDVHFSDCHRCQEALAFIARAWPEPAVAQAMASKRWWSLPMRWLVPVSVAAMVVMYVAVRPVIAPYFPSSVPPSGADQSPAPEHVMADIRLPEGGSIKTEPDASREWRGTPPRESGAASADRATREVASVSGRRATAGNEARLDAPPPAGLAAAPAALPAPVPAAARAEAAGASRQQLAMKVSAPVLRDIASPDGSATWRIEPGNRVFRSTDHGTTWQAQSTGVLADLLAGSAASATVCWIVGRNASVIVTTDGARWTPRPFPERVDLVAVEATDGRSAIVTARDGRRFVTLDGGITWSAGRN encoded by the coding sequence GTGAGCACGGAACGTCAGCGGGATGCCGAGACGGACCGGCTGCTGCGCGCCACGCTGCAGCCGGGTGTGGATGCGGAGGCGTGCCCCGGTGCCGACATGCTTGCTGCATACGCGGAGGGCTCGCTCTCGGCCAGCGAACGCGACAATCTCGATGTCCACTTTTCGGACTGCCACCGCTGCCAGGAAGCGCTGGCGTTCATCGCCCGTGCGTGGCCGGAACCCGCCGTCGCACAAGCGATGGCATCGAAACGCTGGTGGTCGCTGCCCATGCGGTGGCTCGTTCCCGTCTCGGTCGCGGCGATGGTCGTGATGTACGTGGCCGTCCGTCCGGTGATTGCGCCGTACTTCCCCTCGAGCGTCCCGCCTTCGGGCGCAGACCAGTCTCCCGCCCCGGAGCACGTGATGGCGGACATCCGACTGCCGGAAGGCGGATCGATCAAGACGGAACCGGACGCCAGTAGGGAGTGGCGCGGCACTCCGCCACGAGAATCTGGAGCCGCGAGCGCGGATCGTGCGACAAGAGAGGTCGCGAGCGTGTCCGGACGTCGTGCGACCGCGGGAAACGAGGCACGCCTCGATGCGCCTCCGCCTGCGGGTCTCGCCGCGGCCCCGGCGGCGCTTCCGGCTCCCGTCCCGGCGGCCGCCCGTGCCGAGGCCGCAGGCGCGTCCCGACAGCAACTCGCGATGAAGGTGTCCGCCCCGGTGCTGCGAGATATCGCGTCTCCGGACGGTTCCGCCACATGGCGCATCGAGCCGGGTAATCGCGTTTTCCGGTCGACCGATCACGGGACGACGTGGCAGGCACAATCGACCGGTGTGCTGGCGGATCTTCTTGCGGGCTCTGCGGCGTCTGCCACCGTCTGCTGGATTGTTGGCCGCAATGCCTCCGTCATCGTCACGACCGACGGCGCGCGATGGACGCCACGCCCATTTCCCGAGCGCGTCGATCTGGTCGCGGTGGAGGCTACTGACGGCCGCTCGGCGATCGTAACCGCGCGCGACGGCCGCCGCTTTGTCACCCTGGATGGCGGCATCACCTGGTCGGCAGGACGAAACTGA
- a CDS encoding aminopeptidase P family protein codes for MFDAAIYRERRARLGTGVGSGLVLLLGNDEVGMNYAGNTYAFRQDSTFLYYFAVDQPGLAATIDIDEGTETVFGDDLTVADIVWNGPQPTMADHARPAGISSVAPARELAPRVAAAIGQGRRIHFLAPYRPEHTLKLAGLLGLHPSAVRDYRSAALHKAIVAHRSYKSAAEVADIDAAVNVSREMYLAAMPAARPGRYEREIVAEIARIATARGFAFSFPPICSVHGETLHNPFHLNKLQAGDAMVLDSGVETPNHNASDITRTIPVGGAFTSRQREIYEMVLRVQVSAINAIKPGVPYKDVHLLAARTFATDLKAAGLMKGDVDEAVAAGAHALFFPHGLGHMLGMDVHDMENLGEQFVGYDDSVARSTQFGLGYLRLARKLEPGFVLTVEPGLYFIPALIDQWKAAKTCAAFINYDTVEQYRDARGYRIEDDVLVTKDGHRVLGSPIPKTVEEVQHACSG; via the coding sequence ATGTTTGATGCGGCCATCTACCGTGAACGTCGCGCCCGGCTCGGGACAGGCGTTGGATCCGGACTCGTCCTGCTGCTGGGCAACGACGAGGTCGGGATGAACTACGCGGGTAACACGTACGCGTTCCGTCAGGACAGCACCTTTCTCTACTATTTCGCGGTGGACCAGCCGGGGCTGGCCGCGACGATCGACATCGACGAGGGGACAGAGACGGTGTTCGGCGACGACCTCACGGTGGCCGACATCGTCTGGAACGGCCCGCAGCCAACCATGGCCGATCATGCCAGGCCGGCCGGCATCTCGTCGGTTGCGCCGGCACGCGAGCTGGCGCCGCGCGTGGCGGCGGCCATCGGCCAGGGGCGCCGCATTCACTTCCTGGCGCCGTATCGACCCGAGCACACGTTGAAACTGGCAGGGCTGCTCGGGCTCCACCCGTCGGCGGTGCGCGATTACCGATCGGCCGCATTGCACAAGGCCATCGTGGCGCACCGCAGCTATAAGAGCGCGGCCGAAGTGGCCGACATCGATGCGGCGGTGAATGTGTCGCGCGAGATGTACCTGGCGGCGATGCCGGCTGCGCGCCCCGGGCGCTACGAGCGCGAGATCGTCGCCGAGATCGCGCGGATTGCGACGGCGCGAGGCTTTGCCTTCTCGTTCCCGCCGATCTGCTCGGTGCACGGCGAAACGCTCCACAATCCGTTCCACCTCAACAAACTGCAGGCCGGCGACGCGATGGTGCTGGATTCGGGCGTGGAGACGCCGAATCACAACGCCAGCGACATCACGCGCACGATCCCGGTCGGCGGGGCCTTCACGTCGCGCCAGCGCGAGATCTACGAGATGGTGCTCCGGGTGCAGGTGAGCGCGATCAACGCCATCAAGCCAGGCGTGCCCTACAAGGACGTGCACCTGCTGGCCGCGCGCACGTTCGCGACCGATCTGAAGGCGGCCGGCCTGATGAAGGGTGATGTCGACGAAGCGGTGGCGGCCGGCGCGCACGCGCTGTTCTTCCCGCACGGCCTGGGCCACATGCTGGGCATGGACGTCCACGACATGGAGAATCTCGGCGAGCAGTTTGTCGGCTACGACGACAGTGTGGCGCGCAGCACGCAGTTTGGCCTGGGTTATCTGCGGCTCGCGCGGAAGCTCGAGCCGGGTTTCGTGCTGACCGTCGAGCCGGGACTCTATTTCATCCCGGCGCTGATTGATCAGTGGAAGGCCGCAAAGACGTGCGCCGCGTTCATCAACTACGACACCGTCGAGCAGTATCGCGACGCGCGCGGCTACCGCATCGAAGACGACGTCCTGGTGACGAAGGACGGACACAGAGTGCTCGGTTCGCCCATTCCCAAGACGGTGGAAGAAGTGCAGCACGCGTGTTCAGGGTAG